A region of the Amycolatopsis sp. cg13 genome:
GGCTGTACACACAGTGGTTTACGCCCGAGGTCAGCGCCTTGGCGTAGGTGTTTTCGGACGACCGCAGCGGTCCCGAACCGTCGCCGACCAGGTAACGGCGCTCGAAGGTGGCCCCGTTCGGGTCCGGCCGCGAGTCGACCCTGATCCCGAGCGCGACGAGGTCCGCGACAGTCAGCAGGTTGCACGCCTGGATCACCGGCTTGCCGCCGATCCGCACCGCTTGCGGGTTCGCTTTTTCCTTGATCGGAGCGGGGTCCGGATACTGCGAGTTCGCATAACCCGGCCGTTGCACGGTCTGGCCGTCGCCGTTCGGGTCCTTCGCCTTCTCGCTGTCCGATCCGGACATTCCGCCGCACGACGTGACCAGCACCAGCGTCGCGACACTGATCGGCCACAAACCAGTTTTGAATTTCACGCTATTCCGTCCCCCCTGGACTTGTTGTGTGTGCGCCTCGCTCAGCTCGCGGGCAGGAACCCGATCCGCTCGTAGACCGACGCGAGCGTGGCCGACGCGACCTCGCGCGCCTGCCGCGCCCCCGCGGCGAGGATCCGGTCCAGCTCCGCGACATCGTCCAAATAGGACTGAACGCTCTCCTGCAGCGGCGTGACCCAGTCGACGAGCACCTCGGCGAGGTCCTTCTTGAGGTCGCCGTAGCCCTTGCCCTCGTAAGCGGTTTCGAGGTCGGCGACGGTGCGGTCGGTCAGCGCGGAGTAGATCGTGAGCAGGTTGGAGACGCCCGCTTTCTCCTCGCGGTCGAACCGGACCTCGCGGCCGGTGTCGGTGACCGCGGAACGGATCTTCTTCGCCGAGCGCTTCGGGTCTTCGAGCAGTTCGATGAGCCCGTTGGCGGTCGCCGCCGACTTGCTCATCTTCGCCGTCGGTTCCTGCAGGTCGTAGATCTTCGCGGTGTCCTTGACGATGAACGGCTCCGGCATGACGAACGTCTTGCCGAACCGGCTGTTGAACCGCTGCGCGAGGTTGCGGGTCAGCTCGAGATGCTGCCGCTGGTCCTCGCCGACCGGCACCGCGTTGGTCTGGTACAGCAGGATGTCCGCGGCCATCAGGACCGGGTAGGTGAACAGGCCGACGCTCGCGTGGTCGCTGCCCTGCTTGGCGGCCTTGTCCTTGAACTGCGTCATGCGGCCGGCCTCGCCGAAGCCGGTCTGGCATTCGAGCACCCAGCTCAGCTGAGCGTGCTCGGGCACGTGGCTCTGCACGAACAGCGCGCTGCGCGCCGGGTCGACCCCGATGGCGAGCAGCTGCGCGGCCGAGCGCCGCGTCCGCTCGAGCAGCACCTTCGGGTCCTGCTCGACGGTGATCGCGTGCAGGTCGACGACGCAGTAGAAGGTCTCGTGGGTGTCCTGCAGCCGCACCCACTGACGCAGGGCGCCGAGGTAGTTGCCGAGGTGGAAGGAGTCGGCAGTCGGCTGGATCCCGGAAAGCACCCGCAGGCGCCCGTTCTGTTCGTCGGACACGCCGAGATTCTTTCAGGCTGCGAAGGAGGCGGTGCCGCGGCCCCGGGGGTTCGCGGCCGGAGGGGCAGCCGGGACGTCTCGACGGCCTCGGTCCGAAGATTCACTTCCGGGGAGGAGCTGCCGCTCTGGGGATTTCAGAACTGGCGGGAGCCTCGGGCCCCTGGCTGAGCAGGGTTCGTCCGGGCCGACGACTCAGCACCGCCGGGAGACTCGGACCCAGCCACGCCGCGAACCCGGCACGGTTCGCCGGGACTCCCGATGATCCAGCACCACCGCGAGATTCACGCCTGGCCACGCCCCGAGCACGGTCCCTGCCGATGATTCGACGCCGCCGCGAGTTTCACGCCCGGGCACACTGCGAACCGAATACGGCTCGTGAGGGCTTCCGACGATCCAGCACCGCCGGAACATTCGGGCCCGGCCGCACCGCGAACCAGCACGGTTCGCCGGGACCGCTGAAGGTTCTGGCGGGAAAACTCACCGCCGCTGCCGGGCTGCTGCCGGAGAACCGGCCAGCCGACTAGGACTGCCGCAGGGGCAGCGCCGCCGGAGCCGGTTCGAGCGGCCGGGTCGGCTCCTCGTCGAGAGTCCCGGCGGCAGCCTCGATCGCCTTCGCGCGGGCCTTGCGCCGCTGCCGGACGACGCCCAGCGCCATTCCGATGATGCCGAAACCCACCGCGACCAGGCCGACCGGTCCGAGCATTCCGAACCCGGTCGACGTCGTCTCCGCGCGGACCACGCCGTCGTCCGCGAACGCCGTCGCGCCCGTTCCGACGGCCGCGACCAGGATCGTCGCCAGCACCGCCAGGACGCGTCCGCCCGCAACCGCCAAGGAACGGCCCGAAGCCGCTGCCCGGACGCGGCCTGCCGCCGAAGCACCGCGGCCGTCCTGCGCCGCGTCGCGGATCGAAGTCGGTTGAGGTGCCGTCGCGCCGGGCACCCCCAATGGGGTGACGGACGCCGGACGGCCAAGCGCCAGCGTGGACCGTGTCACGAACCGGCCTGGGTTGCGCACCGGAGTGCCTCCCGCGAGGTGACTGTTCTGAGTGAGCGTCTCACCCGTAAGGATGAGTTCTCGACGTGCTACTGGTCAGAAAACTACCGAGCGTGTCAAGACCTGTCGGATCTGATCAACTCGGGTGCCGAGGCTAGCGCCCACTCGGGGAGTAACCATGGGCACCCCCGCCGTCTCGGTGTCGTCGGTGGTCAGCGCCGTGCGCGGCTCGCGGGACCACGCACAGTGTCCTCAACCCCGGCGAAACCGGACAGAATCACCCCGCAGAACAAACCCGAACTACTCTCAGCAGGTTATTCACCAGCTGGTCACCAGCGGGAAACCCAGGCTCAGCCCGGGAACGGTACGTCGTACTTCGCGGTGACCGGCGCGTGGTCCGACCAGCGCTGGTCATACGACTCTGCCCGTTCGACCACCACGGACGTCACCTTCTCCGCGAGACCGGGGGTCGCGAGCTGGCAGTCGATGCGCCAGCCCGAGTCGTTGTCGAACGCCTTGCCCCGGTAGGACCACCACGTGTACGGACCGGGCCCCTCGGCGTCGAGACGGCGCTGGACATCGACGTAGCCCGCCTCGTAGACGCGGCCCATCCACTCGCGTTCCTCGGGCAGGAAGCCGGAGTTCTTCTGGTTGCCGCGCCAGTTCTTGAGGTCGACCGTGTCGTAGGCGATGTTCCAGTCGCCCACCACGACGACCTCCCGGCCTTCCGCGGCCGACTTCGCGCGCAGTTCGACCAGGTACGGCAGGAACGCGGCCATGAAGCGTTCCTTTTCGTCCTGACGCTCGGTGCCGACGTCGCCGCTCGGCAGGTACAGGCTCGCCACCACCACGCCGGGCAGGTGCATTTCCAGGTACCGCCCGCTGTCCTCGAACTCGGGCTCGCCGAACCCGGTCCGCACCTCGTCCGGCTCGACGCGGCTGTACAGCGAGACCCCGTTGCGGCCCTTCACGACCGAGGGCGCGTGCGCGGCGAACCACCCCTCCGGCGCGACGACGGACGCGGGCAGCTGCGCGGCCTCGGCCCGCACTTCCTGACACGCGACGACATCCGCCTCAGTGGCGGCCAGCCACTCGACGAAGCCCTTCTTGACGGCGGCCCGGAGGCCATTGACGTTGACAGTGGAGACGATCAGCACCCCGCGCACGCTACCCGCCGGGTCCGACAATTTTCCGCGCGCGGCAGGTCCGGCGAGGTCCAGAATGACCGCCATGCCCCGCCTGACCGTCCTCGGCAGCTGCGGCGCCTGGCCGGAACCCGGCCGCGCCTGCGCCGGATTCCTGCTGTCCCACGAGGATTTCCACGTCGCGCTCGACCTCGGCTACGGAGCCGCCGCACAGCTCTTCCGGCACGTCCCCGCCGACCGGCTCGACGCGATCGTCGTGACGCACGAGCATCCCGACCACCTCGCGGACGTCAGCGCACTCGGCCGGGCCCGCCACTACACGACCGACCGCAAGCTCCCGTTGCACTGCACTCCCGGCAGCGTGCGCCGACTGGCCGCGATGGAGCCCAGCCCCGCCCCCGACGAGAACTTCGACCTCCACGACCTCGGCGCTGAGACCGATCTCGGCCCGTTCCGGCTCACCACCGCGCTTCTGCCGCACCACGTGCCGAATTACGGAGTCCGGCTCACCGCACCCAGCTACACCCTCGCCTACACGGGCGACACCGGTCCCGCTCCGCAACTGACCGATCTGGCCCGCGACGCCGACGTCCTCATCTGCGAAGCCACCCTGCAAGGCGCACCGCCGGACGGCCCCCGCTACCTGATGACCGCCGCAGAAGCAGGGCAGCTCGCCACGGCGGCGAATGTCCGAACGCTGCTGCTCACGCATTTCTGGCCGGGTTCCGACCGAGCGGTTTCGGTGGCCGAAGCCCGCGCCAACTTCTCCGGAGAAGTGCTCGCCGCGGAAGAAGGACTCATGCTGAATCACGCATAACCGCGTGCCACATAAAAATCGCGATCGGCCACTACCCGCTTTCGCACCAGTACCGAGCAGTGCGAAGAGCAAACCGAACCGGAGCAGGTGCCGTAAAGAAATCCGGCAATCGCGAAAGTTCCGAGCCGCACGGAGGCAGCGGCTCAGCCGATCGGCGGCAATCCCGGTTGGACGACCGAAGTCGTCCCACCACATGAGACGAACCGCCGGAGCCGAGACACCACACCGGACGCGGCCAGAACCGGGCTCGCCAACCGCTCGATCCCAGGCGAACCACGCGACGCATCGAACCCAGCAACCACACGAATCCAAGCACCGCAAGCAGTCCAGTCAAGCCAGCGCCCGCACAGAGAACGACCAGGCACCAGTACGAAACGGACTCAGCACTTGGCCCCGGACACCGGCGTCACGAAGCTGTCCGCGACCCACTTGCCGTCGGCGATCTTCCGGAACCCGTTCTGCACCACGGGTTGTGCGTCGAATTCCGCGCCGCGCAAGTACTTGCCGATGACTTTCCCGTTACCCGCGGCGGTTTCCCGCGCGTTGAGCACGTCGGCGGTCACCGAGACCTTGCAGCCGGTCGGGGATCCCTGCGCGTCCGCCTGGCCTTTCTGGCCGAACGCGTAGATGACCACGACCGCAGCGATGACGCCGATAATAATCAGTGTCTTCTTGGGCAAACCCAGAATCACGGCCGCTCCTCAGTCGCGAAAACCCCTCGTCCAGAGTAGGCAGTCCGGCCGTGCCCGGACAGGTTCCCGACCCCTTTCCACCCGGAGGTGCCAATCCTGTCACCGACACAACACGAAGAGTGACGCAAAAGAGAAGGGCACCTCGGAAGACTCCTCCGAGGTGCCCTTCTCCTTAACGGCTAAAGAAAGATCAGCCCTGCGCGATCTTCTTGGCCAGGTTCTCGTCCAGCGTCGCGAGGAAGTCCTCGGTCGTCTGCCATTCCTGGTCCTTGCCGACCAGCAGCGCGAGGTCCTTCGTCATCTTGCCGCCTTCGACGGTGTCGACGACGACCTGCTCCAGCTTGTTCGCGAAGCCGATCAGCTCCTGGTTGCCGTCCAGCTTGCCGCGGTGCTCGAGGCCCCGGGTCCACGCGTAGATCGAGGCGATCGGGTTCGTGGAGGTCGGCTTGCCCTGCTGGTGCTGGCGGTAGTGCCGGGTGACCGTGCCGTGCGCGGCCTCGGCCTCGACGGTCTTGCCGTCCGGCGTGCGCAGCACCGAGGTCATCAGGCCGAGCGAACCGAAGCCTTGGGCCACGGTGTCGGACTGGACGTCGCCGTCGTAGTTCTTGCACGCCCAGACGTAGCCGCCCTCCCACTTGAGCGACGCGGCGACCATGTCGTCGATCAGCCGGTGCTCGTAGGTGATGCCCTTGGCGTCGAAGTCCGACTTGAACTCGGTCTCGAAGATCTCCTGGAACACGTCCTTGAACATGCCGTCGTAGGCCTTGAGGATCGTGTTCTTGGTGGAGAGGTAGACCGGGTACTCGCGGTCGAGGCCGTACTGCAGCGACGCGCGCGCGAAGTCCTCGATCGACTTGCGGTAGTTGTACATCCCCATCGCGACGCCGCCGCCCTCGGGGAAGTTCGCGACCTGGAACTCCATCGGCTCGGAGCCGTCTTCGGGGGTGTAGGTCATCGTCAGGGTGCCCGGGCCGGGGACCTTGAAGTTGGTGGCCTTGTACTGGTCGCCGTGCGCGTGCCGGCCGATGATGATCGGCTTGGTCCAGCCGGGTACCAGCCGGGGGACGTTGCGCATGACGATCGGCTCGCGGAAGATCACGCCGCCGAGGATGTTGCGGATGGTCCCGTTCGGGGACACCCACATCTTCTTGAGGCCGAACTCCTCCACGCGCGCCTCGTCGGGCGTGATCGTGGCGCACTTGACGCCGACGCCGTGCTGCTTGATGGCGTTGGCGGCGTCGACCGTGATCTGGTCGTCGGTGCGGTCCCGCTCCTCGATGCCCAGGTCGTAGTAGTCCAGGTTCACGTCCAGGTACGGGTGGATCAGCTTGTCCTTGATGAACTGCCAAATGATGCGGGTCATCTCGTCGCCGTCGAGTTCGACAACGGTGCCCTGGACCTTGATCTTGGCCATGAGCAGCGGTGCTCCTTCCGCGGATCTTCGCGTTCTCTTCTTCGCTCTCCGATAGCGGTACAAGCGTACTGCTAAACAGAGCTGGATGGTTCCAGAAGTGGTCGGAATCAAGTCTCTACCACCCTTGACGCGGCTCTCCGACCGGGCACGATCCGGGCGCCCGCTCCAGGGGAACCGGACGAGCCCGGCGAGCATCCCATCGCGTAACCACAGCCTGGGAGGCCACACCATGTCGTACCCCGCGCCCTACCCCGCCCAACCGGCGATGGTCAGCCAGCCCGCCAGCCGCGCCGCCGCGCGCGTGCTGAGCGGACTGTGCGGCCTCGTGCTCACGCCGATCGCGATCGGCGTGCTGGCCTTCGGCGGCTACCGCCAGCAGACCCAGGTGTCCGCGACCTTCGGCGAACACGGCGACGGCCTCGGCATGACGCTGATGGCGGTCGGCGCACTGCTGCTCGTCGGAGTGGCCCTCCTCGGTGCGTGGTCGGGCACCGGGCCGGTCGTCGGCGGGGTGATCTGGGGCGTGCTGCCCGGGGTCGTCACGCTCGTGTCGCCGCGGACCGGAATCGACCTGCTGCGTCTGCTCCCGGGCGACGAACTGGCGGCCGGATTCGGCGGCTGGCTGGTGTCCGGCGCGCTGCTGGGCGCCGGGTTCGTGCTGGTCGGCGCGGGTCTGGCGGCGACGCTCGTGCGTCGGCGCAGGTAGCGGCGAGACGGAGCGGGCCCGGTGAGACTATTTGCAGATGGGATTGTTCACCGTAGCCGAGGCCCGCACTGAACTCGCCCGGCTGCTTCCCGTTCTCGCCGAACTGATCCGGGTCCGCGCCGACGCCGCCGAGCTCGCCGCGTCCCTGCGTCCTGGCGGGCGGGACACCAGCCTCGGCGGCCTGCCCGAGTGGAAGGCCGCGCAGGCCCGGCTGGACGACCTGATGACCGCGATCCAGGCGACCGGGGCCGAGCTGAAGGGGTTCGCCCCGCTGCTGGTGGACTTCCCGGCCTCGCTCGACGGCGACGACGTGCTGTTGTGCTGGCTCGAGGGCGACCGGGAGCTGACCTGGTACCACCGGGCCGATCTCGGTTTCGCCGGCCGTCGCCGATTGCCCGGATAATCACTGGTCAAGCTCACTACGGTGGCTGGGTGAGCACACTTTTCGACGCCGACGCGGCGGGATACGACGAGGACACCTTCCACCCGTATGTGGCCGAGCAGCTGATCGGCGGCCTTGCCCCCAAGCCCGCCCTCTTGGTCGACGTCGCCGCCGGGACCGGCGCGGCCGCCTTCTCGGCGCTGCGGCTGGAACCGGCCGCCGTGTTCGCCATCGACCTCTCCCCCGCGATGATCGAGATCGCCAAGGCCAAGGCCGCCGACCGCGACCCGGACGGCCGCATCTCCTGGCACGTCGGCTCCGCGGTTCCGCTGCCGATCGGCGACGGCGAGGCCGACGCGGTCGTCTGCGCGTCCGCACTGCACTTCCTCGGCCCGAGCGCGCTGGCCGACTGGCGGCGCGTGCTGCGTCCCGGCGGCCAGTTGGCGTTCAGCATGGTGTCGTCGGAACGCTTCAAGCCGACCGGCAAGTTCGCCGACGTGGTCCCGCGAGACCTGCGCGTCCCGGGCACTCTCGACGAAGCTGCCGCGCTGGCCACCGAAGCCGGATTCAGCTCGGCGACGGCACAGCACGTGACGCTCGATCAGGGCGACCGGGTACGGCAGGTTTTCGCGGTGTTCGCGGAGGCCTAACGGTGGAAGTGCGCTTCGCCGCGAGTAGCAGCAGCGGCGGAGCAGTGCAGGACGAAGGTGACGTCGAGGTCGGTCACCGTTCCGTCGGACGCACGGGTCAGGCGAGCGACGGTGAAGTCGGCGGTCGCACCCGGGGCCGCGCAGGCGCCTCCGGGGTCTGCGCGGGTCCCGCGAAACGCGATGAAGCTAGGTGTCGCGGCCTGCGGCGAATTCGGCACTCGGACGCTGGCGCCCGAGTAGGCGCCCACGTGCAACTGCTGTCCGGCAGGCGCGCTGAGTTCGAGGCGCGCCCAGTCCCAGCCGTCCGGCGTCTCGGCGTTCACCTTCACCGCGTCGCCGTACTCCCAGGCCGTGACCTCGTCAGCAGTCCACGAAGCACTGCCCTCGAACGGGCGCGCACCTTCGTCCGAGGCGTAGCTGAAGCCGACCGGGTCCGCGTGCGCAGCCGATGCGGTCCCGCACGCGATGCCCGCCGCGGCGACGACCGCCAAGATTCTTCGCATGATTTCCCTCCCCTAGGGTCGCTTGCGATCTTGGCAGGATTCCCTTCGCCGCGGCGGAAAAACTCCGTTCAGCCGTGCAGCTGAGCGCCCTTGAGGATCTTGTCCACCGCGTTCTTCGGCCCGTGCACGGCCATCCCGGCCAACGCCAGCTTCTCCCCCGGCACGGCCCGCACCGCCGCGCGATTGTCGACGTCATTGCCGGTCTGGAACAGCTCGTCGGTGAAGATCGAGAACCGCAACCCCCGGGTGAGCGCCCGGCTGTGCGCCAGCGCGAGCGTCTCGGCAGTGCCCGCGAACACGAGTACCGGCTGGCGGAACATCGGCAGGTACTCGGTGTCGTCGGCGTCAAGGTAGGGCTCGCCGATCAGTTCGGACGTCGTGTGGGCCACGCCGCTCACCAGGAACGCCGTGACATTCAGCCGTTGCCACGAGGCCAGGTCGTCCCGCAGCAGCACGGCGATCTTCGTGTCGAATCGGTTCATGCGGGACAGCATCGGCTCCGTGCCGCGCGCGGGTCTTGTACGTTTTGAACATGACGGTGTCGGCCTGGCGCCCTCCGGTGCCCGGAATCGCCGAGGCGTTCCACGCCCGGTTCACCGACCACGCCTACCCCGCGCACACGCATGACACCTGGACGCTGCTGATCGTCGACGACGGCGCGATCAGCTACGACCTCGACCGCCACCACCACGGCGCACTCGGCACGGCCGTCACGCTGCTGCCGCCGAACGTCGCGCACGACGGCCGCGCCGCCACGAGCCAAGGCTTCCGCAAACGCGTGCTCTACCTCGACGCCGACGTGCTCGGCGACGACCTGATCGGAGCCGCCGTCGATCAGCCGAGCCTGCCGGATCCGTTGCTGCGCACGAGAATCCATCAGCTGCACCAGTCGCTCGCCGAACCGTTGGAAGCCGAAAGCCGCCTCGCCCTCGTCGCCCAACGCCTGCGCCTCCATCTCGGCCGCCCGACCGTCACCCCACCCGACCGCAGCCTGGCCGACGACCTGCGCGACCTCCTGGACGAACGCCTGCCCGATTCGCTGACGCTGGCCGACGCGTCGGTGGTGCTGGGCGCACACCCGGTCCACCTGGTCCGCGCTTTCGGCCGCCGTTTCGGACTGCCGCCGCACCGGTACGTCACCGGCCGCCGCGTCGACCACGCCCGCAGGCTGCTGCTCGACGGCACCCCGCCCGCCGCCGTCGCCAGCACCGCGGGGTTCACCGACCAGGCACACCTGACCCGCCACTTCCGCCGCTATCTGGGCACCACCCCGGCCCGCTTCGCACGCGGCTGACCGGGCGGTTTGTGCGAAGATGGCCCCATGCTGCGCGAACTGCACCTGACCGGCGACCCGGCGGCCGACAAGCTGCTCAACGACGACCCGTTCGCCCTGCTCACCGGGATGCTCCTGGACCAGCAGTACCCGATGGAGCACGCCTTCGCGGGCCCGCGGAAGATCGCCGACCGGATGGACGGCTTCTCACTGCAGAAGATCGCCGCCACCGACGTCGAGGCATTCGTGGAGATGTGCGTGGTCCCGCCCGCGATCCACCGCTACGGCGGCTCGATGGCCCGTCGCGTGCACGCGCTGGCGCTGCACATCATCGAGAACTACGACGGCCGCACCGAAGGCATCTGGCTAGACGGCCGCCCCAAGCCGGACGGCGAAGAGGTGCTGAAGCGACTCAAGGCACTGCCCGGTTTCGGCGAGCAGAAGGCGAAGATTTTCCTGGCGCTGCTGGGCAAACAGCGCGGCGTGGCTCCGAAAGGCTGGCGCGAGGCTGCCGGTGCGTACGGGGATCGCGGGTCTCGCCGGTCCATTGCGGACGTGACGGACGCCAAGACGCTTGGTGAGGTGCGCGCGTTCAAGAAGGCCGCGAAGGCCGCCGCAAAGGCGAACTGACTCAGCCCCGCGCGAACCAGACCACGTCCGGTTCCCCTCGCGGCACCGGAATCTCCACCACGTCCACCTCGGCGAACCGTTCCCGCAACCGAGCCGTGAACCCCGGTGCCGCGCCCGCGCTCCACACCGCCAGCACTCCGCCCGGACGCAGCAGCTGAGACAGCCGGTCCAGACCGGAAGCCGCGTACAGCGAGGCGTTCCCCTCGGTGACTGTCCACTCTGGACCGTTGTCGATGTCCAGGCACAGCGCGTCGAAGGTCTCGCCGGTCGTCCGCAGCCACTCCAGCAGATCCGCCTCGACCACGGTCACCCGCGGATCGTCCAGCGCCCCGCCGTGGACCTCGCGCAACGGGCCGGTGCGGTTCCACGAGATCACCGCCGGTTCGCGTTCCACCACGACCACGGAGCCGACCGCGGAGTGGTCCAGCGCGGCGCGCAACGAAAACCCGACGCCGAGACCGCCGATCAACACCCGCGCGCCGGGGGCGAGCCGGTCGGCGGCTCCGGTCACGAGCAGCCGTTCCGACTCGCCGTTTCGGGTGTCCATCAAGAACATCCCGTTTTCGATCACCTCGAACTCGGCGCCGTCGCGCCGCAGCACCAGTTCGCCGCCGTGCCCGGGCACGGTCTCCAGTACCTCCGCCACGCCCGGCAGCTTCTCAGACCGCGACCTCCTCGCGGACCTCAACCCGCTTCCTCGTGCCCCAGAAGAACACGACCACCAGCGCGGCCGCGGCGGCGAGGATCGCGGCGATCTCCGGCAGGACGGTCGCCCCGGCCGAGGTCAGCACCGCGCCGCCAACCACGCCGGACAGTCCGACGCCCAGGTAGATCGCCGACGCGTTGAGCGACAGCGCGAGACCGGCGTGGCCCGGCGACAGCTCGATGAGCCGATGCTGCACCGGCGGGCTGAACGACCAGTTCGCCACGCCCCACACGAACAACGTGATCCCGGCCCCGACGACGGTCGTCGCGGTGAACGGCAGCAGCACCATCACGGCGGTGAACCCGGCGAGGATGATCAGCAGCGGCTTGCGCGGGCCCCACCGGTCGGCCGCGCGGCCGCCGGCGAAGTTGCCGATCGCGCCGCCGATGCCGTAGCAGAACAGCAGGACCGTGACCGTCCCGCCGGAAACCCCGGCCGTGGCGGACAGGACCGGCGACACCAGCGTGTAGACCATGAACGCGGCGAGGCAGGCGAGCGTGGTGGTGACGAGCAACGCGACGATCCGCTTGTCCCGGGCGACCGCGAACCGCTCGGCGAGCCTGACCGCGGGCGGCGGCGCGACCTTCGGCAACGCGACCCGCACCCCGAGCGCGCCGAGTGCCGAGAGGATGCCGACGAACAGGAACGCGCCCTCGTAGCCGAACTGCTGGGAGATCACGCTGCCCAGCGGAACGCCGAAGATCAGCGCGATGGTGAGCCCGCCGAACACCAGCGAAACGGCTCGGCCGCGACGGTCCGGCGTGGTCAATTCCGCGGCGACCGCGGTGGCGGCCGGGGTGTAGACGGCGGCCCCGATCGCCGTGACGACCCGCGCGATCAGCAATGTGGTGTAGCCCGGCGCGACGGCCGCGAAGATGTTCCCGACCGCGGCCACCGCGAGCGCGGCGACCAGCAGCGTGCGCCGTTCCCACCGGCCAGTGGCCGCGGCGAACAACGGCGAGCCCACCGCGTACGCGATGGCGAACGAGGTGACGAGCTGCGCCGCGGCCGTCGCGGAGATGTGCAGCTCGGAGGTCAGCGCCGGCAGCAGCCCGGCCACGATGTAGCCGCTGGTGCCGACGCCGAAGGCCCCGAACGCGAGCACCGAGTTCCGGGCCGCCGCCGAGGACGAGACGCTGGACATGAATGTCCCCCCAATGAGACCTGAACGGATAGTTCGATGAACGTCGTAGTTCGATGACGACCGTACACGGCCGCACCGACAATTTCGACAGCCGTCGTACTATGGACGCATGCCCGCTTCCGTGCCGCTCCCGCCGCTCGCCTATCCGCACCGCGACGAGATCACTGTCGAAGCGGTGCTCCGCGCGCTGGCCGACCCGGTCCGCCTGGCGATGGTCCGGCAGCTCGCGAACTCCGAAACGGAGATCTCGTGCAGCGGTTTCGAGGTGCCGGTGACCAAGTCCACACTCACCCATCACCTCGCGACGCTGCGCCAAGCGGGCGTGATCGTCGGCCGCCAGGAAGGCACCACCCGGTACAACTCCTTGCGCCGCAACGATCTCGACGCGCTCTTCCCCGGCCTGCTCGACGGCGTATTGGCCGCGCCGCGCTGAGCGGTCGCGCTACGTGGCGGGCCTCACCCGAATACCGGGATGACAAGGCCGCCCTCCATCGGTTCAACTAGAGCGAGACAGCACGACGACGTCGGGGCTGTCTAGTTTTTTGCCCTCGTTCTAAAGCGCTTCAGAAGCCTGCGACCCAGGCGCTGAGCAATCGTTTTCTCCAGGAAGGGAGAGCCGTGCCCGTCGCGTTGCTCGCGCTCGCCGTCGGTGCCTTCGGCATCGGTACCACCGAGTTCGTGATGATGGGTGTGCTGCCCCTGACCGCCGCGGACTTCCACATCGACATCCCGTCCGCGGGCTACTTCATCTCCGCCTACGCGCTCGGCGTCGTGATCGGCGCGCCGCTGCTCACCGCACTGGCCGTCCGGCTGCCGCGCAAGACCATGCTGCTGGCGATGATGGGCCTGTTCACGGTCGGCAACGCGCTGTTCGCGCTCTCGCCGAACCAGGACTTCGGCATCGCGTTCCGGTTCCTCGCCGGCCTGCCGCACGGCGCGTTCTTCGGGGCGGGCGCGGTCGTCGCGTCCAGCCTCGCGCAGCCCGGCCAGTGCGCGAAGGCCGTGTCGATGATGTTCATGGGCCTGACGCTGGCGAACGTCATCGGCGTCCCGCTCGGCACGCTGCTCGGCCAGCAGGTCGGCTGGCGCGCGACGTTCGGCGTCGTCGCGGTGATCGGCCTGCTCGCCATCGCTGCCATCGCGAAACTGGTGCCGCACCAGGGCCGCCCGGCCGATCCGTCGATCCGCGGCGAACTGGGCGCGTTCCGCCGTCCGCAGGTATGGCTGGCGCTGGCGATCGTGATGTTCGGGCTCGGCGGCGTGTTCGCCTGCATGTCCTACATCGCGCCGATGCTGACCGACGTCGCCGGATACTCGCCCGCCAACGTCACGGTGCTGCTCTCGCTCGCCGGCGTCGGCATGACGATCGGCAACTACCTCGGCGGACGGCTCGCCGACAAGAAGCTGATGCC
Encoded here:
- a CDS encoding exodeoxyribonuclease III, whose product is MRGVLIVSTVNVNGLRAAVKKGFVEWLAATEADVVACQEVRAEAAQLPASVVAPEGWFAAHAPSVVKGRNGVSLYSRVEPDEVRTGFGEPEFEDSGRYLEMHLPGVVVASLYLPSGDVGTERQDEKERFMAAFLPYLVELRAKSAAEGREVVVVGDWNIAYDTVDLKNWRGNQKNSGFLPEEREWMGRVYEAGYVDVQRRLDAEGPGPYTWWSYRGKAFDNDSGWRIDCQLATPGLAEKVTSVVVERAESYDQRWSDHAPVTAKYDVPFPG
- a CDS encoding NADP-dependent isocitrate dehydrogenase; translation: MAKIKVQGTVVELDGDEMTRIIWQFIKDKLIHPYLDVNLDYYDLGIEERDRTDDQITVDAANAIKQHGVGVKCATITPDEARVEEFGLKKMWVSPNGTIRNILGGVIFREPIVMRNVPRLVPGWTKPIIIGRHAHGDQYKATNFKVPGPGTLTMTYTPEDGSEPMEFQVANFPEGGGVAMGMYNYRKSIEDFARASLQYGLDREYPVYLSTKNTILKAYDGMFKDVFQEIFETEFKSDFDAKGITYEHRLIDDMVAASLKWEGGYVWACKNYDGDVQSDTVAQGFGSLGLMTSVLRTPDGKTVEAEAAHGTVTRHYRQHQQGKPTSTNPIASIYAWTRGLEHRGKLDGNQELIGFANKLEQVVVDTVEGGKMTKDLALLVGKDQEWQTTEDFLATLDENLAKKIAQG
- a CDS encoding DUF2203 domain-containing protein, which produces MGLFTVAEARTELARLLPVLAELIRVRADAAELAASLRPGGRDTSLGGLPEWKAAQARLDDLMTAIQATGAELKGFAPLLVDFPASLDGDDVLLCWLEGDRELTWYHRADLGFAGRRRLPG
- a CDS encoding SH3 domain-containing protein, yielding MILGLPKKTLIIIGVIAAVVVIYAFGQKGQADAQGSPTGCKVSVTADVLNARETAAGNGKVIGKYLRGAEFDAQPVVQNGFRKIADGKWVADSFVTPVSGAKC
- a CDS encoding class I SAM-dependent methyltransferase gives rise to the protein MSTLFDADAAGYDEDTFHPYVAEQLIGGLAPKPALLVDVAAGTGAAAFSALRLEPAAVFAIDLSPAMIEIAKAKAADRDPDGRISWHVGSAVPLPIGDGEADAVVCASALHFLGPSALADWRRVLRPGGQLAFSMVSSERFKPTGKFADVVPRDLRVPGTLDEAAALATEAGFSSATAQHVTLDQGDRVRQVFAVFAEA
- the trpS gene encoding tryptophan--tRNA ligase; translation: MSDEQNGRLRVLSGIQPTADSFHLGNYLGALRQWVRLQDTHETFYCVVDLHAITVEQDPKVLLERTRRSAAQLLAIGVDPARSALFVQSHVPEHAQLSWVLECQTGFGEAGRMTQFKDKAAKQGSDHASVGLFTYPVLMAADILLYQTNAVPVGEDQRQHLELTRNLAQRFNSRFGKTFVMPEPFIVKDTAKIYDLQEPTAKMSKSAATANGLIELLEDPKRSAKKIRSAVTDTGREVRFDREEKAGVSNLLTIYSALTDRTVADLETAYEGKGYGDLKKDLAEVLVDWVTPLQESVQSYLDDVAELDRILAAGARQAREVASATLASVYERIGFLPAS
- a CDS encoding MBL fold metallo-hydrolase encodes the protein MPRLTVLGSCGAWPEPGRACAGFLLSHEDFHVALDLGYGAAAQLFRHVPADRLDAIVVTHEHPDHLADVSALGRARHYTTDRKLPLHCTPGSVRRLAAMEPSPAPDENFDLHDLGAETDLGPFRLTTALLPHHVPNYGVRLTAPSYTLAYTGDTGPAPQLTDLARDADVLICEATLQGAPPDGPRYLMTAAEAGQLATAANVRTLLLTHFWPGSDRAVSVAEARANFSGEVLAAEEGLMLNHA